TGATCGGTCACAACAAAAGCGGGGCACCATCGTTGGACGGCACCCCGCTGGAGGAGAGAGAGAGATCTGAGATGATAACCTGTTCATCGGCCAAATTCGCTCTTTGATCGTCGCTTCTTGTCGCTTTGATAGGGTAAACAGGCACTGACCATCGCGTCTGTCCGATAGGGTAACGTTCGGAGTGGCGTGCGGCCTGAGCTTGGCAGCCGCTGCGTTTCCCAGCAATCTTGTGGGTTTTTCGAAGTCGCCGTTCGTTGTTCAGGCGACGAAGAAAGCCCACCTGATTCGGCGGGCCTTCGAGAAGAAAGCAGAATATTTTTTCGTTTATCGCGGCGGACGGACAGACGAATCCTGCCGCGCATCGCCCAGCAGGCGTTCCAGGAGTTGCTGGCGGGCTTCGGGGCTCATGCCCGCGAAGCGTTCTGCCAGTGCGGCCCGCCGCTCTTGCGGAACCAACTCCAGCCGCTGGCGGACCCTGCGCTGCATGTCCTCGGGCAACTCGGACAGCCACCGGCGCAATTCCGAGGCGCCCGAATCCTGGCCCCCGGCCGCCCCGCGTCGATCAACGTCGCGAGCGGGCCGTTCTCCCATCTCATCGAACCGGTTGCCGATCTCGCGGCGGTACCGCTCCCGCATGCGATCCATCTGCTGCTCGGACTGGTCCGCCCGCCAGGCCTCGATGGCCTCGTGAACGTGGTGCTGCTGCGCGGCACTCAACTCGGCCCAGACCCGGTGCTGCAACTGCGCGACGGCCCGCACGTTTCGTGCTCGAGCGGCTTCACCCGTGCGCCCCGCACCTTCCCGACGCTCGATGCCGGGGCGATTGCCATCGATTGGCGCACCCCGCTGGCCGCGCCCCTCACGTGCAGGCCGTTGGGGCCGCTCGTCGCCGCCTTCACCGGCCATCGGTCGAGCGGGACGCTGTGGACGATCCGTCATGGCGTCACCATCGAGTCGACGCCGGCGGGGCGGCTGGCCATCGTTGATGCCAGGGCGTCCTTGGCGACGATTGCCCGCTCGTTCACCGCCCCCGGCTTCCCGCTCGAAGGCGCGGACATGGTTGGCGATCCGTTCGCGCTGCTCGGCTGAGAGACGGATCTCCAGGGGCGCGTCCTCGGCCATCAACTCGCCCAGAACCCGCCGGAAGATCTGCGGTGGGACGAAGGCGTTGGCGGCCCGTCGACCCTCTTGGGCGCCTTGCGAGAATCCGCTTTCGATGCCGGGCATCCGGCGCTCGCGGACCTGAGGGCCCGAAAGCACAGGGCGTTCCCGCCGGGCCTCGGGGGCATCGCGCCGGGCCTGCTGCGCGTGGGTGCTGCCGGCGGCCAGCGCCAGCCCGACGATGGCGGTGAGCGCCAGGGCGTTGCTGCGGGGGCGATTGAGCATGGTTGTACCTCCAATGGCTTGCGTAACCCCCGAAGAACGAACGGCAACGCTGATCCATTGCAACGCCGGCGATACGATTCCTCAGCCGTCCGAGAAGCCCCCTTCGCGGCGGACAAGATCACTCAGCATCCACGAGGCGATATGGCGATTTCCGAAGAGAACGTGCGACGATGGCTCGGGGCCGTCAAGCCCGCGGGCGAACCAGCAGACCTCGTCCAGTCGAAGCGGCTGGAATGGGTTTCGGTGCTCGAGGACGCTATCTCAATCAAGTTGCACATGCCCGACATCGCTTCGGACGAGCGCGCCATGGAGGCGATCGCGGGAGCTTGCCTCGAGGCGGTGCGGCAAGGGGCGGTCCGAGCCGGCGAACGCGTGCGGTCGTTGCGGGTTCGCTTCGTCGACCGCGACGGAGACGTCGTACGGGAGAGCGCGTTCGAAGCGTCGCCCAAGGGCGCCTTGCGGCCCGCGGGGGCGCCGCCGGTTGAGCCGAAGTCAGGTCCTCCGCCGCAGGCCCAGTCTGCTCCGGCCATTCCCGATGTCGCCCACACCATCGCGGTGGGGGCGGGCAAGGGTGGCGTGGGTAAGAGCACGATCGCCGCGAACATCGCCGTCGGCCTCGCGAGACGCGGCCACGCCACTGGACTCCTCGATGGCGACATCTATGGCCCCAGCCTGCCAACCCTGATGGGCCTGGCGGGCATGGAGCCCAACGTCATGGACGGCCGATTCCAGCCGTTCTTGACGCATGGCGTGAAGTCGATGACCGTGGGCAAGCTCGTCGAAGCCGACAAACCCTTGATCTGGCGTGGTCCGATGGCGCACGGCGCCTTCAAGCAACTGACCGAAAAGACGCAATGGGGCGAACTCGACCACTTGATCATCGACCTGCCGCCAGGCACGGGAGACGTCCCGCTGACGATGGCGCAGAACCTCGACCTTACCGGCGCCATCATCGTCTGTACGCCGCAACGTGTCGCCCAGGACGATGCCGTCCGGGCGGCCAAGATGTTCGAACAACTGGGCGTTGAAGTTCTCGGCGTAGTCGAGAACATGAGCGTGTTCGTGGCGCCCGATGGCAACGAGTACGACATCTTCGGCCGTGGGGGCGCCCAGCAGATGGCCCAACGGCTGGGGCTGCCGTTCCTCGGTGCCCTGCCGATCACCATGGAGCTGCGCGCCAACAGCGACGCGGGCGACCCGACGGCCAACTTCGAGGGCGATAGCCCCGCCCAGCGACGCTGGCAGAAACGCTTCGATGAACTTCTGAACAACCTCGAGAGCCAGCTCGCGCTCGCGTCGGTCCGCAGGGCGAAGAACACGCCATCGCTGACCATTCGCTGAGGTTTGTGCGCGGCCGGATCACCGCCTCTGGCTTCGGCGTCTCATGCCGACTCACCTGGCGCAAAAAGACAGGCCCCCGCGATGTGCATCGCGGGGGCCTGAGAGTTTCTCTACCTCTGACGAGGATTCGAGTGGGCTCTTAGCAGCCCATGTCGAACTCGTTCTGGAAGGTGAGGAAGTCGAAGATGGTCAGGCTGCCGTCGCCGTCGAAGTCGGCGGCGGGGTCGCCCGAGTCAAAGAGGTTCTGGAAGGCCAGGAAGTCGAAGATGGTCAGCGAGCCGTCGCCGTCGAGGTCGACGCGGCAGCCCATGCCGCCACCCTCTTCACCCTCAGCGATGATGATGAAGTGGGCGTCGGTGAAGCCGAAGTCGGCCACGTCGGTCGGATCGACGATGCCGCAGCCGATGGGCGAAGCCACGTAGCTGGGGGCGGTCTGGCCGAAGCTGTTGCCACCGATGAAGAAGACGTCACCGAACTCCCCACCCGAAAGGGTGAGCAGGTCCTCGGACTCGACCTCGACCATCAGGGCCGAGCCGGCATCGACGCTACCGTCGACGTCCATGATGATGACTTCCAGGGCGCGCTCGCCGCTGGTCATGCTGGCGCTGCCAACCAGGGTGGCGCCGGTGATGGGCGGGCTGCCCGCGGGCACCTGGTACAGGTTGACCGTGATCTCGGTCTCGATCAGCGTCGGC
The sequence above is a segment of the Phycisphaerales bacterium genome. Coding sequences within it:
- a CDS encoding Mrp/NBP35 family ATP-binding protein; the protein is MAISEENVRRWLGAVKPAGEPADLVQSKRLEWVSVLEDAISIKLHMPDIASDERAMEAIAGACLEAVRQGAVRAGERVRSLRVRFVDRDGDVVRESAFEASPKGALRPAGAPPVEPKSGPPPQAQSAPAIPDVAHTIAVGAGKGGVGKSTIAANIAVGLARRGHATGLLDGDIYGPSLPTLMGLAGMEPNVMDGRFQPFLTHGVKSMTVGKLVEADKPLIWRGPMAHGAFKQLTEKTQWGELDHLIIDLPPGTGDVPLTMAQNLDLTGAIIVCTPQRVAQDDAVRAAKMFEQLGVEVLGVVENMSVFVAPDGNEYDIFGRGGAQQMAQRLGLPFLGALPITMELRANSDAGDPTANFEGDSPAQRRWQKRFDELLNNLESQLALASVRRAKNTPSLTIR
- a CDS encoding GC-type dockerin domain-anchored protein, yielding MQKKFAFATIAVAGLATAASAQTRLSHNVEEFLVTAGAGIACATGGTAGPQTTTDNFWSRSFTLADFGVSDGFTVNTVEFGVESLRLPTLIETEITVNLYQVPAGSPPITGATLVGSASMTSGERALEVIIMDVDGSVDAGSALMVEVESEDLLTLSGGEFGDVFFIGGNSFGQTAPSYVASPIGCGIVDPTDVADFGFTDAHFIIIAEGEEGGGMGCRVDLDGDGSLTIFDFLAFQNLFDSGDPAADFDGDGSLTIFDFLTFQNEFDMGC